The DNA window GTATCAGATCTTCGATTCCTTCAACAATTGGCCTTAGCATCAGTGCGTATTTCGCTAAAGGAGTGACAAGGGCAGTGTAGATAGCCACTTTAGAGCTAATATTATTCGTTGGGAGGTTCAGTGTTATCTGGGATTTTACCTCTGAACCGAACATTAGGTATCCCGAGATTGCCATGCATGCACTAGTAACCGAACAAAAGAGAAAGCATACAAGCAGAACCtacaaaaaattatgaattgtGTCAGCTTTAGGACTCGACTATTTGAAGAAGATCTAGTGTTTCGAGAACTGAATTTACCCAAAAGAATTGTCGTCGGTTTCGCATAGAAGTGTACAATGTAGGGAATACAGGATGAGCACCGTAACTGAACATGTACAAGCTGAAAGCCGTAGGGATTCCTGTCCAATTAATAAGTGTTCCCTTTTTATGAAACCCAATGTCATCAGATGTACCGACCCATAGAACCGATCCAATAGTCACAACACAAGCTAGAACTCCAGTGGCGGATACATATGAAAGAGCTCTCATATTGTTAATCCAAACAGTAGGCATCAATATTAGTGTCACGATTATGACCAAACTTTGTCTTCCGCCAATGTTGATGCCATGAAAATCGAGTTCCAACCTCGCTAATAAGTCGTGCAGATTATCCACGAGAATTATCAGGAAACCTGTGGCAACCAAGTACAGTTCAATATGCATGAAAATCGAGACAACCATTCGTCCTCTGGTGCCAAAAGCCTTGTCTCCTACATCGGGATAGGTTCGTATATTCAGGTCAAAATCCATACACCTTTTGATCAACAAGCCTGTGTAGAAGGTTGCACTAGCAACCATGAACAGAAGAATCAAGCTTAGCCACCCGCCATTCGACAAAGCATATGGAATCGACAAGATCCCAACACCTGGAAACGAGAAAACGTAGAAATTTTAGTTTGCTAATGAAAGTTGAAGGTTTGGGGGATATTCAAGGAGGACATAAACATGCCTACATACCTGATAAGGAATTTAATCCATTAAAAGTTGTCTCGAAAAACGAAGCACCGTCGGTCTTGAGAACTCCATTTCCTTTCTCAACATCATCGTTGGAAGCTAGGAGAGGAATATTGGTGGCAGAGCTGTGATCTTGTTCCTTTGGGTTCATCTTTATGTTTCTTAGTTCAAAATTTGAAGAGTACGTAGGAAAGCTGGAGCTTTTGTCTAAAACAGGCGATAACTTATAGTATGCATGCGTTcatatatagtttttttttttttttttgaaataacgTTCATATATAGTTGATCTGTGACATTTATAGATGAGTATATCTCAtgttagaccgtctcacggatcataatctgtgagacgggtcaaccctacccatattcacaataaaaagtaatactcttaccataaaaagtaatacattttcatgggtgacccaaataagatatatgtctcacaaatacgacccgtgacaccgttttacacaagtttttgcctttataaATATGATTGTGtactatatatataaatatatatctatactatatatAAACGTTGGACCTAACAGAAACAAAAATGGACAGCAATTTTTTCTTCCAACTTTGCTCTTATGTGATACTAGTATcacacttttgttttttattttaatttcaacaaacacttttatttttaattttgtttaatcTTCCACAATTCAAATAgcactttagtccctcgatAATTTGCCGAATTTCACTATATGTttcgataattataaaaaatactgGACACACACGCGTGTGCAGAGTGACTAGTATATATCTATACGATATATAAATGATGGGCCTATAAAGACAAAAATGGACATCAATGTTTCCTTCCAACTTTGCTATTATTTGATACTAATATAatacttttgtttttttttttttaatttcaacaaacacttttattttaatttttttttttaatttaagcaCTTTAGTCTctcgataatttgtcaaatttcactttggTCCttcgataattataaaaaagaCTGTAAACACACGCACCGCTTGTGCGGTGGACTGAATAGtatatatctatactatatatAAAGGATGGGCCTAATAGAGATAAAAATGGACACCAATTTTCTCTTCCAACTTTGTCCTTATGTGATATAAATATTACTCTTTtgttttttacttttatttcaacaaacacttttattttaattttttttaaattttcaaccATTCAAATAACAATTTAATCCCTCAATAATTTTTGTCAAATTTTACTTTAGTCTTTTGATAATTATAAAAACGATTGTACACACACGCACCGCTTGTGCATAGTGACTTGTCTATACTTCTATACTATTTTATTAAGGTTGAGGTATTTAGAGTAACTAACTTTGGTGTCATggtctgttttaataattatatatattaataaaatattaaaattttaatgtaatttATATGTAGTTCAGTAGATAAAGTCATCGTTTCTTGGGTTTATGTTATACGTTCAATTCTTAATTAtgtcatttttttaattattttatttttcaatttattttttaatttatatatcaaaattacagtgtAGCTCTCACTGTTTCTTATAATTTCATTTTAATCCtcgtttaaatataaatcaaaagaattataaaaatattacgCGTCGTTGCACTTGTATATATAAAGGTTGTGCCTAATAGAGACAAAAATAGACACCAACTTTTTTTTCCAACTTTGTCCTTATGTGATACcgatattacacttttgttttttgtttttgttttttaaaatttccacAAACACTTTTagttctattttttaaaaaaaaaaattcgataattcaaatagcactttagtatatcgataattataaaaaagaCTGTACAcacgatttaaaaaaaaaaagcacaGAAAGAGGCAAAACTACCGTCACTttacattatttaaaatttataatctaTGAGCGCATTAGGGTTCTCGAAAACCTAAATTGCTACAACATTCCTCCTCAAAATAATAAGGGGGATTacgaaaattcataaataaatttaatatttccATGTGAATAAAACAAATTTCCACACCAATGATGATATGATAAATTGACAAAATTAAATTGCATAATTTGTATCATTGTGACAAAAGTCTGAGACGATAATGAAATCAAACAAAGACGGCGACGGCAGCCCCCCACTGTCTCCTCTCACACACGAAAACAAGCACACAGTTc is part of the Primulina eburnea isolate SZY01 chromosome 1, ASM2296580v1, whole genome shotgun sequence genome and encodes:
- the LOC140810237 gene encoding amino acid transporter AVT1I-like, with product MVASATFYTGLLIKRCMDFDLNIRTYPDVGDKAFGTRGRMVVSIFMHIELYLVATGFLIILVDNLHDLLARLELDFHGINIGGRQSLVIIVTLILMPTVWINNMRALSYVSATGVLACVVTIGSVLWVGTSDDIGFHKKGTLINWTGIPTAFSLYMFSYGAHPVFPTLYTSMRNRRQFFWVLLVCFLFCSVTSACMAISGYLMFGSEVKSQITLNLPTNNISSKVAIYTALVTPLAKYALMLRPIVEGIEDLIQSHRGKKSHGFFVRTILVISSAIVASTLPFFGCLMALVGAFLNVTASILLPSFCYLKISGAYRKLGVEVAIIGFIVLMGLVILVTGTYASLKQIIQNL